A window from Primulina huaijiensis isolate GDHJ02 chromosome 13, ASM1229523v2, whole genome shotgun sequence encodes these proteins:
- the LOC140956404 gene encoding sister chromatid cohesion protein PDS5 homolog E-like isoform X2 codes for MEHLLQHLRQGCKELVNPSLEPAKKAPISDDLLRHTEVDVRFTVASVITEIIRITAPDVPYREEQMKDYFLLVDTAFKDLPSISGRANSKVVLVLQTISHCQICILTLDYELHDMVHETFHLFLNGIRPDHSESVS; via the exons ATGGAGCATCTTCTGCAACACTTAAGACAAGGGTGCAAAGAGTTGGTTAATCCTTCACTTGAACCTGCCAAAAAAGCACCAATTTCCGACGACCTTCTAAGACATACTGAAGTGGATGTGAGGTTTACCGTTGCATCTGTCATCACTGAGATCATAAGAATAACAGCACCTGACGTGCCCTACAGAGAAGAGCAGATGAAG GATTATTTTCTGTTAGTTGATACTGCTTTCAAAGATTTGCCTTCCATTTCTGGACGTGCTAACTCAAAAGTGGTTTTGGTCCTGCAAACTATATCCCATTGCCAGATATGCATTTTGACGTTGGATTATGAGTTGCATGACATGGTTCATGAGACGTTTCACCTGTTTTTGAATGGAATACG GCCCGACCACTCAGAATCAGTGTCGTAA
- the LOC140956404 gene encoding sister chromatid cohesion protein PDS5 homolog E-like isoform X1 gives MYSTKMEHLLQHLRQGCKELVNPSLEPAKKAPISDDLLRHTEVDVRFTVASVITEIIRITAPDVPYREEQMKDYFLLVDTAFKDLPSISGRANSKVVLVLQTISHCQICILTLDYELHDMVHETFHLFLNGIRPDHSESVS, from the exons ATGTACAGCACG AAAATGGAGCATCTTCTGCAACACTTAAGACAAGGGTGCAAAGAGTTGGTTAATCCTTCACTTGAACCTGCCAAAAAAGCACCAATTTCCGACGACCTTCTAAGACATACTGAAGTGGATGTGAGGTTTACCGTTGCATCTGTCATCACTGAGATCATAAGAATAACAGCACCTGACGTGCCCTACAGAGAAGAGCAGATGAAG GATTATTTTCTGTTAGTTGATACTGCTTTCAAAGATTTGCCTTCCATTTCTGGACGTGCTAACTCAAAAGTGGTTTTGGTCCTGCAAACTATATCCCATTGCCAGATATGCATTTTGACGTTGGATTATGAGTTGCATGACATGGTTCATGAGACGTTTCACCTGTTTTTGAATGGAATACG GCCCGACCACTCAGAATCAGTGTCGTAA